In Pelosinus sp. UFO1, one genomic interval encodes:
- a CDS encoding PTS fructose transporter subunit IIB codes for MKIVAVTACPVGIAHTYMAAAALQKAAVNLGHTMKVETQGSIGIENKITQKEVDEADLVILAADVAVKEEMRFKNKFIYKTESQKAIKNPKGLITEALVQFNEK; via the coding sequence ATGAAAATTGTTGCAGTAACTGCATGCCCAGTAGGAATTGCTCATACCTATATGGCAGCAGCCGCATTACAAAAAGCGGCAGTCAATCTCGGTCATACTATGAAAGTGGAAACACAAGGATCCATTGGAATTGAAAATAAGATTACACAAAAAGAAGTAGACGAAGCTGATTTGGTTATACTAGCAGCTGATGTTGCCGTAAAAGAGGAAATGCGTTTCAAAAATAAGTTTATATACAAAACGGAATCGCAAAAGGCCATCAAAAATCCTAAAGGATTGATAACAGAGGCATTAGTTCAATTTAATGAAAAATGA